The following DNA comes from Amycolatopsis albispora.
GCTGAGCGGTGAACCCGCAGCCGACCGTCGCCGACAACGCCAGCCCGGCCGACAGCGGCGCGACCTCACGGGTGTTGAAGTAGGCCGAGATGAACCCGGTGAGCGCGGCGGTGCCGAGCTGGTTCAGCGCGGAATAACCCTGCAGGCCGACCACCAGGCCGGTGAACAGCGTCATGCCGATCATCACGCCGAGCGTGCCGCCGATCACCGCCAGCGCGCCGGTGCCGAAGCTGACCTCGGTGAGCAGGCGCAGCGTCTCGCGTGAATAACGCCGCAGCGTGCGCGGCGTCCAGGCGATCGCGCGGGCGTAGAAGGACAGCTGCGCGCCGAAGCCCTCCAGGAACGCCCCCGGCCGCGCGATCATCTCGAGGGTGCGGTCCGGCACCCGTTCGGTACTGGTTTCGGTCATCACAACGCCTTCGGGGGAACGATGCGGAGGTAGATGGCGGTGAGCACCACGTTGATCGCGAACAGCAGCAGGAAGGTGATCACCACCGCCTGGTTGACCGCGTCCCCGACCCCCTTCGGCCCACCGGACGGGTTCAGCCCGCGGAAGGCGGCCACCACCCCGGCGACGAACCCGTACAGGAACGCCTTGATCTCGCTGACCCACAGGTCGGGCAGCTGCGCCAGCGCGTTGAAGCTGGCCAGGTACGCCCCGGGCGTGCCGCCCTGCATGACCACGTTGAAGAAGTAGCCGCCGAGCACGCCAACCACGCTGACCAGGCCGTTGAGCAGCACCGACACCACGATCGCGGCCAGCACCCTCGGCACGATGAGCCGCTGGACGGGGTTGACGCCCAGCACCTCCATCGCGTCGATCTCTTCGCGGATCTTGCGCGCCCCGATGTCCGCGCAGACCGCGCTGCCGCCCGCGCCCGCCACCAGCAGCGCGGTGATCAGCGGGCTCGCCTGCTGCACGATGGCCAGCGCGCTGGCCGCGCCGGTGAACGACTGCGCGCCGATCTGCTGGGTCAGCGAGCCCAGCTGCAGCGCGATCACCGCGCCGAACGGGATCGCCACCAGCGCGGTGGGCAGGATGGTCACGCTGGCGAAGAACCAGCACTGCTGGATCCACTCGCGGAACTGGAAGGGCCGGCGCGGGATGGCGCGCAGCACTTCCCAGGCCAGGGTGGCCAACCTGCCCACCTGGGCCAGTGCCGCCGTGCCGGGCATCGTCGCCAGGCCAGCCATCGCGCCTCCGGACTCGTCAGACCTTCAAGGCGTGCGTGGCGGTCGCCCCGCCATCCGCCACGAACTCACTCCCCGTGCAGTACGAACTGTCGTCACTGGCCAGGAACGCGACCAGCGCGGCGATCTCCTCGGCCTCGCCGACCCGGCCCAGCGCCACCTTCTTGCCCACCAGCGACATGTCCACCGGCGCACCCCCGAGCGCGTCGGTGATCATCTTCGTGTCGATCGCGCCGGGGTGCACCGAGTTCACCCGGATCCCGCGCTCGCCCAGTTCGAGCGCGGCCACCTTGGTCATGCCGCGGATGGCGAACTTGCTCGCGGTGTAGGCGGTCAGGTAGGGCATCCCGGCCAGACCCTCCACAGAGGACACGTTCACGATCGAGCCGCCACCGGCCTCGGTCAGCGGGCCGACCGCCGCGCGCATGCCGAGAAAGGTGCCGATCTGGTTCACCCGGATCACGCGTTCGTAGTCGGCCAGCTTGGTCTGCTCCAGCGCCGAGAAGAACAGCACGCCCGCGTTGTTGACCAGCACGTCGAGCTTGCCGAACGCCTCGGCCGCGCGCCCGGTCGCCACCGGCCAGGCGTTCTCGTCGGTGACGTCGAGGTGCTGGTACACGCAGGCGTCCCCGAGTTCGGCGGCGAGCTTCTCACCCAGCTCGTCGGCCACGTCGGCGGCCACCACCCGCGCGCCGTCGGCGACGAACCGCCGGGCCGCCGCCGCGCCCTGTCCCCTGGCCGCCCCGGTGATCAGAGCGACCTTGCCGTCCAGCTTGCCCATCGCGCCTCACATCATCTCGTCGGTCGGTGGCCCGCACGGCCTTCCTAAGGCAGGGAAAGGACTTCGGGCGTGACGAACATGCGGTCGGCGTCGCGCTCGGCGAAGTACCCGCCGAGGCGTTCCTCCAGTTCGTCCTGGCTCCACAGCTGGTTCCCGGTGTCGAACCGCTGCTCGATCGTGGGCGGGGCGAGCAGCGCGACCATGCCCCCGTGCACCACGAAGAGCTGGCCGTTGATCTTGGCCGCGGACGGTGACGCGAGATAAGCGACCAGCGGCGCCACGTGCTCGACGGACAGCGGGTCGACGCCCTCCGGCGCGTCGCCGAACACGTCCTTGGTCATCGCGGTGCGGGCCCGCGGGCAGATCGCGTTGGCACGCACGCCGTACTTGGCGAGCCCCCGGGCGGTGGACATGGTCAGCGCCACGATGCCCGCCTTCGCCGCCGCGTAGTTCGGCTGCCCGGCCGAGCCGAGCAGGAACGCCTCCGACGCGGTGTTCACCACCCTGCCGTACACCGGTTGCCCGTCTACTTTGGACTTGTTGCGCCAGTAGGCGGAGGCGTTGCGGGAGAGCAGGAAGTGCCCGCGCAGGTGCACCCGGAGCACGAGGTCCCACTCCTCGTCGGACATGCTGAACAGCATCCGGTCGCGCAGCACCCCGGCGTTGTTCACCACCACGTGCAGCCCGCCGAACTGCCCGACGGCGGCTTCCACGAGCGCGTCCGCGGTGGCGCGCTCGCCGATGTCCCCGGTGACCGCGACGGCCTTGCCGCCGGCCGCCTCGATCTCCTCGACCACCGAGGCCGGCTCGGCGACGTCGTTGACCACCACCGACGCACCGGCCGCCGCCAGCGCCAGCGCCTCCGCACGGCCCAGCCCGGCACCGGCTCCGGTGACGATCGCAGTGCGGCCTTCCAGGGTCACCGAAGTCACCAGAACTCCACCACCTGTCGCATCGTCACTGACCGTCGGATGCAGTCAGACTAGAATCTGTTCTCGTCCAAGGCAAGGCCGTTTTGCAGCAGGTTTCGGACATCCACGAGAACGCGTTCTAGTACAAGCCGGTGCCGATGGCTTCCTCCGGCCGGTGTTCTGCGGTACAACTAGAACCTGTTCTAGATTAACGCGGTTAACGGGCATACACCAGAACGAGCCCGACGGGC
Coding sequences within:
- a CDS encoding MlaE family ABC transporter permease, translating into MAGLATMPGTAALAQVGRLATLAWEVLRAIPRRPFQFREWIQQCWFFASVTILPTALVAIPFGAVIALQLGSLTQQIGAQSFTGAASALAIVQQASPLITALLVAGAGGSAVCADIGARKIREEIDAMEVLGVNPVQRLIVPRVLAAIVVSVLLNGLVSVVGVLGGYFFNVVMQGGTPGAYLASFNALAQLPDLWVSEIKAFLYGFVAGVVAAFRGLNPSGGPKGVGDAVNQAVVITFLLLFAINVVLTAIYLRIVPPKAL
- a CDS encoding glucose 1-dehydrogenase, producing the protein MGKLDGKVALITGAARGQGAAAARRFVADGARVVAADVADELGEKLAAELGDACVYQHLDVTDENAWPVATGRAAEAFGKLDVLVNNAGVLFFSALEQTKLADYERVIRVNQIGTFLGMRAAVGPLTEAGGGSIVNVSSVEGLAGMPYLTAYTASKFAIRGMTKVAALELGERGIRVNSVHPGAIDTKMITDALGGAPVDMSLVGKKVALGRVGEAEEIAALVAFLASDDSSYCTGSEFVADGGATATHALKV
- a CDS encoding 3-oxoacyl-ACP reductase → MTLEGRTAIVTGAGAGLGRAEALALAAAGASVVVNDVAEPASVVEEIEAAGGKAVAVTGDIGERATADALVEAAVGQFGGLHVVVNNAGVLRDRMLFSMSDEEWDLVLRVHLRGHFLLSRNASAYWRNKSKVDGQPVYGRVVNTASEAFLLGSAGQPNYAAAKAGIVALTMSTARGLAKYGVRANAICPRARTAMTKDVFGDAPEGVDPLSVEHVAPLVAYLASPSAAKINGQLFVVHGGMVALLAPPTIEQRFDTGNQLWSQDELEERLGGYFAERDADRMFVTPEVLSLP